A segment of the Mauremys mutica isolate MM-2020 ecotype Southern chromosome 7, ASM2049712v1, whole genome shotgun sequence genome:
tttTCACTACACCCCGGGTGTAACTCACCCGGTCAGTGCAGGGACCCACCGTCCCACCCACCTGTTCCCAGTCTGCAGGGCCCCGGGTGTAACTCACCCGGTCAGGGCAGGGACCCACCGTCCCACCCACCTGTTCCCAGTCCGTAGGGCCCCGGGTGTAACTCACCCGGTCAGTGCAGGGACCCACTGTCCCGCCCACCTGTTCCCAGTCCGCAAGGCCCCGGGTGTAACTCACCCGGCCAGTGCAGGGACCCACCGTCCCACCCGCCTGTTCCCAGTCCGCAGGGCCCCGGGTGTATCTCACCCGGTCAGTGCAGGGACCCACCGTCCCGCCCACCTGTTCCCAGTCCCTAGGTGTAACTCACCCGGTCAGGGCAGGGACCCACCGTCCTACCCCCCCTGTTCCCAGTCCCTAGGTGTAACTCACCCGGTCAGGGCAGGGACCCACCGTCCCACCCACCTGTTCCCAGTCCGCAGGGCCCCGGGTGTAACTCACCCGGTCAGGGCAGGGACCCACCGTCCCACCCACCTGTTCCCAGTCCGCAGGGCCCCGGGTGTAACTCACCTGGTCAGGGCAGGGACCCACCGTCCCACCCACCTGTTCCCAGTCCGCAAGGCCCCGGGTGTAACTCACCCGGTCAGGGCAGGGACCCACCATCCCACCCCCCTGTTCCCAGTCCGCAAGGCCCTGAGTGTAACTCACCCGGTCAGGGCAGGGACCCACCGTCCCACCCACCTGTTCCCAGTCCGCAGGGCCCCGGGTGTAACTCACCCGGTCAGGGCAGGGACCCACCGTCCCACCCACCTGTTCCCAGTCCCTAGGGCCCCGGGTGTAACTCACCCGGTCAGTGCAGGGACCCACCGTCCCGCCCCCTTTCCCAGTCcgcagggctccagctgagcaGGACCTTTTACCAGCGAAAAAGCCTTACACGGTAACATCCTACATctcctctatttattaacaatcacccACACCAGACTGCATCGCTACACAGACactgctcaccactcccaataaggcagaggccagtcaggatcaggccgtctgggggactccagcttctgcacAGTGGTATTGGCagagtgttgaggtctggcacCTCTGATCGTGGGGCCGTGTCCTGGAGCTGgttcccaaagaacttccttttggagcccagtttatatagtgtgtgacagacccaggccagtgcggtacaggagtctggtagagggcaaatatactggtcactggatgagtagttttctgtcccctgagtgaccagagcaggggctgcactagagtaatcaggaacctgctagaaccaattaaggcagccaggctgattagaacccctgcagccaatcaaggcaggctaatcagggcacctgggtttaaaaaggagctcactccggTCAGGTGAGgagcagccagaggagaggaagtgcgtgtgaggagctgggagcaagaggcacaaggagctgagcgagagggtgctgctggaggactgaggagtaccagcgttatcagacaccaggaggaaggtcctgtggtgaggataaagaaggtgtttggaggaggccatggggaagtagcccagggaggtgcagctgttacaggaggcactctagacagctgcaatccacagggccctgggctggaacccggagtagagggtgggcccgggttccctgcaaacctcccaactcctgatcaggcacaggagaagttgacccagactgtggggaagatcactgaggtgagcaaatctgccaataagcgcaggacccaccaaggtagaggaggaactttgtcacaagtgACATTTGAGTTCTTTTAGCTGCACCTTACCCAGTTATTACACTAACATGTTACTAACCAACCCTAACACGGTGTAACAACATTCTCCAACCAATCCTACCCCACCACCTGAATTTACACCCAGCAAcattaattatgtaacagacagaacCGGACAGAGACCTAACCGACAAACAATAGGGACGTGGGGACCATCATGACAGAACAATGAAGAAATgcggatttcacaaccacaaccattgagaagcgagttcttgccagacagacgCTGTccagactcagggcttggctacacttacaaatttgcagcgctgcagcagggtgtgaaaacacaccctctccagcgctgcaaattgcggcgctgcaaagcgccagtgtggtcaaagccccagcgctgggagcgctgtcctttattccccacagggaggtggagtacggacaccgctgggagagctctctcctagcgctggcactttgactacacttagcgcttcaaagcgctgctgtggcagcgctttgaagtgtaagtgtagccaaagcctcagtttTCTTTAGCCCTCTTAAGATCTggttctttatctggtgatggtgggggCCATTCGGCTGGGATCTCCTTCCTAACAGCCTGTGACGTTGTTTTAATGTCCTTTAGATGGAATGTGgggatgtgacttcctgcttctcagctcatggctgctgctcggCTGCTCTTTCAATCTGGCTGCAGACAAGGCCTGGTCCTtacagctccctcccctgccgAGACTCAGCTGCTGCCCTCTGTGGGTCCATGTGGCTCCTGGGGACTTTGAAGGcctcctctgcctgcagctcatGGTATCCCAGGTCCTTCACAGGGGTCACACTGCCCCTCACCTGGGCAACTAGGCTGAACAGACAGACCCCCTCCATGCGCCCCTGCTGCAGTCTAGTTCAGACATGTCACACCAGGTGACAGCATgcgcaggagctgctggagccctgcactGGGGGATCCTCCCTACAGACCTTGCAGAAGGATGAAGGTGATTCTAACAATAACCTGCAGCTtttgaacctgggaccttcagATCTGTAGCACAACCCCTGCTATTTGCACTAAAGGAGAGACCTCATTTCCTGCCACCAGTAGTAGGCTGCTATCCACCAGTGGCCCAGCCACTAGCGGGGAAGGTGACACATTTTGCCAACGTCACCCGAGGTTGTATGGAGCCTGGGAGAGGtcctgagctggggcaggacccAGAGGGGCTGGCTCATTTGCAATATGAAAACCAAGCAGCGTTGTTCAAGTGTCGCACAGGAACGCAGCACAGGAGGAGATGGGTTTATCGGCCTCCTCGAGTAACAGAAGAAATGTTTTGATGAAGGGCTGGGCGGAATCCTCTCCCTTTCCTGGTGCAGCGTTTCTGTCACGAATGAGTGAGCCAGAAGAAAGCAGGGTGTGCCCGCGGGGCACATGGTGGGAGgatgctcaggaaggacagggatCCAACCAGCAGCAAGGATCCTGCAATGCAGGGGATTTCCTCAGCGCTGGCcggttggggggtggagggtgtaGATGGCTCATGTTCCACACAGATGttgtggggctgggagaggggcacTCACTGGCCTGTCAATGACCCCATGcctggaggctgggggagggctggctctcacatccccacccctcccctccagctcaGCACTGCCTGTCACAGACCAGCTGCCCCTCAGGGTCTGGCTGCAGATGGaaggagcctcccagcccaggagcTGGCAGGGCTGCTGCACAGAGTCTTGGAGGCCAGGGGCCTGCCCATGAGGGCCTGTGTGAACCTTTGGGGTTCAGCCCACCAAGGGACTGGAGCATAGACCCGGCCCTGTGGGTCCCTGGCAGCGCCCACCAGGGAAAATCTGCCACCGCTACCAGCGGCAGGCAACACAAGGGCTCCCCACTGGGCTGCTTCCCTCGGCAGGCCCCAACGTGTTACACTGCAGCATGCGCCCATCCACTGGCTTCTCCTCGGTCCCACCCTCTCCGCAGCACACTCACGGGTCTGTCTGTCGTAAAACCAAATGGAAGTTTATTTAGCAGAGCTCGAGCTAAGGATTCAGACAAAGGCCAGTCAACGGATGACAGGTAAAAGCCAAACCTATCAGGCAGGCTAGAGCCTGCGCTCATTAACAAGTCCTCTCAGGCACTGGCAGGAAGCGCTAACCAGACTGTGGTGGGCTGGGTTTTACTCACCGAAGGAAAGAGGACCCAATCTCATCGTGCTGGCCTGTGGCTGGGTGTAGGGCTGGGCTCACGGCTGCAGCAAAGGGGTGAGATATTTTTGAGTACGTGGGAGTGATGGGTGAGTTCTacatcctcatgcttcagggcaaagGAAAGCAGCAGCTGGGATCAGGAAGGCCTGTCCTTGCCTCACACCTCTCCTGTGAGGTAGCTGGACAGTGAGGCAcaggagagagacaaggggggagggaatatcttttactggaccaacttctgctggtgagagaggcGCGCGCGCTTCCTGAGGAAGAGCCCCGTGCTGCTGGAAAGCCCGTCTCTCACGCCAGGAAtcggtgcaataaaagatatatcACCCGCCCTGTCCCGAGACCCACGGGGCCACACCACCGCTGGACacggccgggcacgggggggggggtggatttatgcctttctctgcagaaTCAGGCTTTGGCCACTCAGAcgcaggggtggggtgagggacaCGAGgcacaggggtggggctggggacgcccagtgaggctggggacgcccgGCGTtgtgatggggctggggatgcccAGTGGAGCTGGGGACGCCCGGAGCtgtgatggggctggggatgcccAGTGGAGCTGGGGACACCCCTTTTGGTGGCAGGGATGGGGCTGCCAGGTGGGGACGcccggcagggctggggacgCCTGGTGTTGTTGTGATGGGGCTGGAGATGCCCAGGGGGGCTGGGGATGCCCAGAGTtatggtggggctggggacgccTGGTGCTGTGGCGGGTCTCGGGATGCCCGGAGCTGTGATGGGGCGGGGGACGCCCATTGTAGTGGCGGGGTGGAGGATGCCTGGCGTTGTGACGGGGCTGGGGACACCCagtggggctggggacacccGGAGTTATGGTGGGGCGGGGGACACCCGTTGTGGTggcagggatggggctgcccggtggggctggggacgcctggagctgtgatggggctggggatgcccCGCGGAGCTGGGGTCCCCGGAGACGCGCTTGGGCCTGTAACTGGAAGCGGCAGCCCCCAGGGCTCTGTCCGCACCCCGCAGCTGGCCGGGGATGCGCGGGCCGGAACGCTCCCTGCGCCCCACCGAGCGCGCCCGGGCCCCGCAGGCAGCAAGAGGCCAGGCCGGGGGAGACGCTGTGCGGGCTGGGGGCCGGGCCTGCTCCGCGGCGGAGCCTGCCCCTTGCAGGGAGCCCCTGGCACgtcccgggcggggccgggccgaggGCGGGGCCGGCCGGCGGGCGGGCGCCCGGCGCAGGAAGGACCGTTAGGCGCCAGATGTTTGGCAGCCGAGCGCAGAGGAAGTGGCTGCCGGGACGCAGGGCCGGGGAGCGGCCCGAGGCCCCAGCGCTGCCGCCATGCCCCCGCCCGcgccccccgccgcgccgccgcCCGGGCCGCCCGCCCGCGGGCCGCTGAGCCTGCACCGGCCCTTCCTGCGCAGCCCGCTGGCCCCGCTGCgcctggggcagctgctcctgggCGCCGCCTGCTGGGGGACGGTGGCGGCCCACAAGTACGAGGGGGCGGCGCACTTCGCGCTCTTCGCCGCCGTGCTGGCCTGGCTGCTGGCGCTGGCGGTCGCCGGGCTCAGCCTGCTGGGGCGCTGGGCTCTGGTGCCGCTGCTGGGCGCCCGCTGGCTGCTGGCCAACGCGGCGCAGGACCTGCTGCTGGGCGCCGGGCTGTACGCGGCGGCCGCGGGCGTCATGGGCCACAAGGCGGAGCGCCACAGCTACTGCAACCTGCGCGGCTACAGCCAGCCCTGCCCGTACCGCGCCTACCTGGCCGCCGCCGCCTGCGCCGCCCTGGCCGCCGCCCTGCACCTGCTCTCGGGCCTCTACTGCCTGGCGCGCCGCTGCCGGGGCCACCGCGACATCGTCTGAGCGCCGCCCGGGGCCCGGCGGACGGAGCCCCCCacgcggacggacggacggaccgacagagccccctgccccccgccgggGACTGAGCGCCcccggacagacagacggacagagccccctgccccccgccgggGACTGAGCGCCcccggacagacagacggacagagccccctgccccccgccgggGACTGAGCGCCCccggacagacggacggacggacagagccccctgccccccgccgggGACTGAGCGCCcccggacagacagacggacagagccccctgccccccgccgggGACTGAGCGCCCccggacagacggacggacggacagagccccctgccccccggcggGGACTGAGCGCCCccggacagacggacggacagagccccctgccccccggcggGGACTGAGCGCCCccggacagacggacggacggacagagccccctgccccccggcggGGACTGAGCGCCCccggacagacggacggacagagccccctgccccccggcggGGACTGAGCGCCcccggacggacggacggacggacaaaGCCCCCTGCCCCGCGGCGGGGACTGAGCGCCCCCGGACAGACGGACCGacagagcctcctgccccccggcGGGGACTGAGCGTCCcaggacagacggacggacagagccccctgccccccggcggGGACTGAGCGCCCccggacagacggacggacggacagagccccctgccccccggcggGGACTGAGCGCCCccggacagacggacggacggacagagccccctgccccgcggcGGGGACTGAGCACCCccggacagacggacggacagaGCCCCCCGCCGGGGACTGAGCGCCCCCGGACAgacagatggatggacagagcccccccccccgcctgacaGCTCCCGTAGCTGGTCAGGGACCTGCAGCCCCTAGACaaagccccccgcccccgaggacggacggacagacacaGGCTATCCTCAGCCAAAGAACCCCAGCCCTGATCGCCGGAAGGTGGGGGCTGCCAGCCCTCGGGCTCCCCCCTTCCGGCTCTCACAggtgggtgctggctctgggtctTCGCTCACTTGCTCCCCGGGGGCGGCTGGGACAGGAGGGAGCAGGCCCCCATGGCTgtcatgggaggggaggggagagttctgggccagggccaggaccagggccagctctggcacCCCAGGAGCCACTCCTAGCACCCATTGCCCAGCCAGGATGAGCCAGGCCAGAAACGCCCAGGGAGGAGCCCTGATCTATGAGAACTGACTGCCCAGAGACCcctgctctgtgggggggggctcctcccaggggctgggccctcactctcccctgcccccacatgcagcccctgctcctgccccatctgCTCAGGGACAGAACtatgcccccagccccagatgcGCCGCCCCCCACCTAGGCTGGGCGGATGGGGAGTCCAGTGCCAGCCCAGAgccaccacccctcccccagcccttcccagggAGTGGGGCCCCAGCAGGGCAAGGCCATtgctctcccagccctgactcatggtggggggaggagggagcaggggctgagccgcgCAAGATGTTCCAGGCCTGGGTATGTCAGGGCAGCCTGGGAGCCCCCTTCAGCTCAGCCTCCTGCTCACGGGTGTGTCTCTCCCTAGTGCCTTTTTCTTTGCAGGGGCCACACAGCCCCTGACAAGCTGTACACAGGGATCGCCACACCTGCCAGGGAAATgcacccacctctggggtggggcgtagcAGTTGTGTAATCGCTGTGCAGCCGGTGAGGATGGGAAGTGAAAGACACTGTGCCCAGTTGAAGTTGCAGGGTGGGACGGATTTGAGGTTGGTGGAATTTAGCCCTATAAGGAAATTcaagggaaggacaggcaggtttCATAACCAAGCAGAGACCTCTCCAAGACGGCTCCCCTTTGGAAGATCCCCGCGCAGGGCCCCGCCAGCAGGGCAAGCCTGGCCCGTGCTGCTTGGGGCACAAGGGAAGTGTTGGCCTCCCTGCTCCGCGGGCTGATTCCACAAGTGGTGACTCAGGGCCGTGCCCCCGGTCCCTGGGCAGCGGCTGTGCCAAAGCCGTTCTGGGCAGCGCAGAGGAGCCCTAGTACCTTCGATTTTTTACAGACTTCCACCCTGGTGCCATCGATCCCTGCGCTGTTCTTGCCCCCGGAGCTGGGCGGGTGTGACTTGCTGCCAAGGAGGCACAGAGCGACACGGGAGATGCAGCGGCTGGGGGCTGTGCCCTGTTTCAGGAAAGTGCCTTTCACCCCAGTGACCTCCAGAGCTCTGTGCGAAGGCAGCGGGAGCCAGAGGGTGGATCAGCCTGGCCCGGGGCCCCCCACCCGAAAGCTGACAGCTCGGGGAACGTGACCAGGTCCAGCACATCCTGGCTCCTCTCCtgacccctcctccagccaggaggCCCCGGGGATGGACTGGCTGCGAGGGCTGGAACGGGGCTGCCAGCCGGGCCCGGAGGAAGCTCCACTTTGGATGGAATCGTGCTGGGAAATTCATCTTTGGAGATTGCgctgagcccagccccaggctgctcGGCACCCTCCAGTCCCCCTGGGAAAGGCCAGTGGCTGCAGGCTCCCCCCGGCACTGGACACCGGAGAAGCAGTGGCAGGACCAGAGGGCAGATGTCGCGGTGGAGCCGAGGGAGGGAGTCGAGCCCGGAGGTGAGAGCTCTGTAGTGCTGGGCCTGGTGGGGGACGTGGGCTCCCCTGGAATCCCAGCCCGCTATGGGAGCTGAATGCCAGTCGTGCCACAGGCAGGATGTGGCCGTGTACTGGCACAGAGAGCCCGAGGGCTGGAGCCTCCAGTACCCCACATCAGGGGGAGCCCCCACCTGGGAACAGGGCTCTTCTGGGCCTGGCctggccggggtctgggcagcatcCAGGGCAGGGCCAGCCGGGCCCGTGGGGCTCTGCTCCCCTGCAGCCTTTATCCGGCCGCAGCTCAGCTCAAACTCTCCCtgtgtgctctgagctgcagggcacaggggggtgggaaggggctgcctgccctgggctcaGGGCCTTACACGGAGCTTTGATGCCCCCAGGTAGTACACAGTCTCGTTGGCAGTGCCCCCTTAACGTGCCAGGCCCGAGGCTCTGTTTTGCCCAAGGGGGAGCTGCATGCTCTGAGACGGGGCCCTTGGGCTGCAGCGCCCTGGTCTCCGGGTGGTGCTCCAGAAAGTGCAGACCCCAGGAGATAGCCCCCCCTTGGCAACCCTGAACGCTTCTCCTGTGAGCTGCATGTGTCCGTTCCGGCTGGAGCAGCGAGGCctttctgagctggggcagggccctgggcacGTCTGGCCAGGGGACTCTACACCTGCATGGGGGTCAAAGGGCAAGGCTGACCCCTGGCAGCAGGGTTAACCCTTTGCTGCCTGTTTGGGTTTGAGGGCCAGGACCCCCACCCAGGGGAGAGCCTGCAGGCAGCACAAGGATCGCACGTGGCCTCTGGCTGTCGTTCTTGGGGTCCCCACACCCCATCATTTGTGTCAATGGCAGGAGCCACGACCCATCGGTGCCCCGACACACaggcagcgggggctgggggcagagctgggacgggggggcagaggttggggtttGGGACTGAGGCCGGGGCCTGgctgctctgctactgactttgTTTCCCTTGCAGTTTGCTCCGTGGCTCCCGTGCACAGGGCCTGGTGCTGGGACCTCTGGAGgctgccctgggctggagggagcaggcGAGGAGCCCAGGAGGGACTGGAGAGCCGCAGCCTCTGCTCATGGAGAGCCCAGCAGCCCCATGCTGCTGTGGGAGAGGACATGGACTGGGCAGATGTGCCCCTGCCCTGTACAGCCAGGCTCGCTCCCCGTGTGCAGCGGACGGGCCCAGGGCTGCCTGGTGCCCGCCTGCCTCATGCTCAGGCTGTGCCATGTTGCTCGCGAATGGCCAAGCCCCAGCGCACTGGAGAGCCGCGGTCCTCCACCTACCACTGTCTCACTGCCCCGGCTTTCCCCGGGCATGCCCTGCACGCTGCCCTTGCCTCCCGGCTGTGCCCCCATCCCTGCCTTGGGGAGATCCCACCCGTCGTGCCACAGGCAGTCCTCCCCGGTGCCTGCGGATCTTTCCCATCCTCCCTGCCGCCTGCAGCTCTGCGCATGGCCCCAGGGCCTGCTCTGCACAGCTGGGGCGGGAGCTGGCCCCGCTGCGCTGCGTGGCAGGGAGGGGCTCTGTCCCTGGCGTGTTTCCCAGGCCCCTGCCTGTCTGACTCGTGGGCCCAGCTGCACCCAGATCTCTGTTGTTTGCTGTGGATTCACCTCCCTAAATAAAGGGTTGCTGGTACGAGCTGGGGCTGTCTGTGTTGGGGTTTCGGgcgaggg
Coding sequences within it:
- the MARVELD1 gene encoding MARVEL domain-containing protein 1, translating into MPPPAPPAAPPPGPPARGPLSLHRPFLRSPLAPLRLGQLLLGAACWGTVAAHKYEGAAHFALFAAVLAWLLALAVAGLSLLGRWALVPLLGARWLLANAAQDLLLGAGLYAAAAGVMGHKAERHSYCNLRGYSQPCPYRAYLAAAACAALAAALHLLSGLYCLARRCRGHRDIV